CAAGAGATCTTGGTTCCTGGTCGCGGGAACCGGTCCATGTGATGAGGAGATCCTTTCGACCTTCATCAAAAAGGGAGTGGCAGATCGACTTGTGATTCTCGGGGAATTGCCGAGTCAGGAGCTCGTAGACGCGTACTACGCAATGGATACGTTTGCCTTCGCCTCCCTTTCTGAGACTCAGGGGATGGTAGTCACTGAAGCAATGGCAGCGGGCACTCCTGTCGTGGCTATTGATGGGCCGGGTGTTAGGGAAGCCGTCCGAAATGGAATGAATGGTCTTCTATTACCAACGCAGGAGGTGTCGAGTTTCTCTGCTGCGCTACGTTCCATCGAGAGCCTGGGCGACGAAGCTCTAAGTCGAATGAAAATAGGTGCCCTTGCGACCGCTAGCGAATCTTCAATGACAGTAAGTGCTGAGCGAACTCTCAAGCTCTACGATCGGCTTCTAAATCAAGAAACTTTGCAGCATCACCAAGATGCCTGGACTTTCCTGGGCCATCGCGTAACTCAAGAATGGAAACTCTGGGAGAACATGCTGCTCGCAGCCGGTGACGCCCTACTCAAACACGAAAGCGTCGCCGAGCCATGTATGTAAAGTGGACAGGCTGGTTTCCTCGGATTCGACGATGGTTCAGCCGGGGCGAGTTGGCAAGACGCATCCTCAAAGTGCCGCGAATTCCGGGTCAATCCGAAGCGGATGGCTTGATCCTTATCCAGATCGATGGTCTTTCCAAGAGCGAACTCGAACTAGCGATCACCTACGGGAGGGTGCCGTTCTTGAGACGGCTCCTCAAGCGTGAGCGATACCGCCTTCACACGATGTACTCTGGTGTCCCCTCGACAACACCAAGTGTCCAAGCAGAGCTGTTCTACGGCGTAAGGTGTGCCGTGCCAGCCTTTAGTTATCGCTCATCTGCCTTAAAGAGAGCAGTGAGGATGGCAGAGCCAGAGGCGGCAGAAATCGTTGAGACGAAGATATCTAAAAGCCGTGAGGGGCTCCTTGATTCGGGGAGTGCCTACTGCGATGTCTACAGTGGCGGAGCATCTGAGACGCATTTTTGTGCACAGAACCTGGGGTGGGGAGGTTTTGTTCGATCGGTCAGTCCGGTACGAATGTTGATGTTGGTAACTCTTTACGCTTGGAGTCTAGTGAGGGCTATTGGACTTGCTCTTGCGGAACTCTTCCTAGCACTAAGAGATTTCGTGACAGGGAAATTAAACGGAAGTGAACTCTGGCATGAGTTGCTCTTCATCCCATCCAGAGTGAGTGTTGGGGTCCTGCTCAGAGAACTTGTTGCAGCGGGGGTGGCACTAGATATAGCCCGAGGCGTTCCAAGAATTCACTGCAATTTTTTGGGCTACGACGAACAGGCTCATCGACGTGGCCCCAGTTCAAAACTCGCAAGATGGAGCCTCAGGGGAATTGATCGCGTTGTCAGGTTGATCTGGAAAGCAGCGCATCGCTCACCACACCGGCACTACGATGTTTGGATCTACTCCGATCATGGGCAAGAAGCGACGGCTCCGTACGAGCAGAAGTATGGTCGTACGATTCAAGAGGCGATTGGAAGAGTCGTCTCCGAGGTCCAACGCGTTGAATTTCGTCTACCAACCAAGGCGTTGCGTCACCCCGGAATCGACCGCTCGCGTTGGATCGGCGGGGGACGCATCGCGAGAGCAATATTTGATCGTGAGCCACCACACGGCGAAACGACAGACGAATTGCCGGTTGTGGTCGCGAATGGCCCTATTGGGCTGGTCTATTTGTCGCACTCTGCTTCAGAGGAAGAAATAAGGAAGCTTGCCAGAGCGATAGTCGACGGTACAGGATGCCCGATTGTGCTAACGGCAAAGGCGGATGGTAAAGCCATCGCTCACAGAAGGTCAGGCGAGTACCTATTGCCAGAACAAGCAAGCAGCGTGTTGGGCGAGGGACATCCGTTTCTCAGAGAAGCAGCAGAAGATCTCGTTCGCTTGGTGCATCACCCTGACTCTGGGGACCTAGTCTTGAGCGGTTGGAACCCCAAGGGAGAGCCACTCTCATTCGCGCTCCAGCACGGAGCGCATGGCGGTCCTGGTGCAGCAGAGACAAACGCTTTTGTTCTCGCACCACCCGATACTCGACTTGAGGCGAAGGGTGGAAACGTGCTAAGGCCCAACGACCTCAGGAACGCAGGACTAGCTCATCTGTGCGAGCGGAATGGCTTTTCTATTTCCAAGGCAACGGAGCGTTCTAACACCGGTTTTCGTCCTCGTTTCCGCATGCTGACCTACAACGTCCATAGCTGCATCGGTATGGACAATCGCCTCTCACCAGCACGAATAGCACGCGTGATCGCTCGCAGTCAGGCGGACGTCGTCGCACTCCAAGAGCTAGATGTGGTGCGAAAACGAACCGGACATATCGATCAAGCGCATGAGATCGCACGGCACTTGGAAATGGAATTCCACTTCCATCCAGCTTGGTCTCTCGAAGAGGAGCTCTACGGGGATGCGATCCTCAGCCGTTATCCGATGCGGCTCGTCAAAGCCGACAAGTTGCCGAATTCACTCACAGGGAGTCACGAGCCCCGTGGTGCTCTTTGGGTCGAGATCATGCTCGGTGAGGATCGAATCCAGATTATCAACACTCATCTCGCGGTAAATTCACGCATCCATGCAATTCAGATAGAAGAACTCGCAGGTCAGAACTGGCTGGAAAGTGCGCTCGAAAGAGGTCCAACCATCCTCTGCGGAGACTTCAACTTCGGACCGCGCTCGCCACACTACAAACGGTTGTGTAAAAAACTATCGGACTCCCAAAGCGTAGCGGGTCGTCCCTCTCCTACTTGGTTCAGTTGGAAGCCGATGAGAAGAATCGACCACATTATGATCTCACGAAAGCTTTATGTTACAAGTGCGTACGTCTGGGCGGATCATCTCGCACGGCAAGCCTCTGACCACTTACCCTTAGTCGTTGATCTTCAATTGAAAGCTGAGAGCTTCAGTGCAGACATGAATGCCCCTTCAGAATATGTGGCACCAGATTCCAACGCTTACTGAACTCTGATTATGTTCAATAGTATCCGGATGTAATACATCATACCGATCCTCAAATAAGAGATAATGGACATCACCAAAACTCACTGATTCCTGTACCCCATTAGGGCAGGACTAAGCCATGCGAAATCATTACCATCAGTCGAGAAAGGGCAACGGAGATGCGAATAGGGCATCGCACCACGACTTACTAGAGAGCGACATTGAGAAGCAAGTTGCAATCCATGGTTCGAACGAGCAGGCCATCTTGCCCATTCTGCAAACACTGGCCAACACCAGTGTAGATCCTACCAGCAACCAACTAAATGAAGTGTCTGCTGCCACACGAACTCCGCCAGCTCAAGTCGCGGGAATTCAGTCGTTTTACACGATGCTTTCAGGCTCCGAAGGAGCGAAGATTCCTGTTCGCGTTTGTGATGGTCCTGTTTGCATGGCGCTTGGAGCAGCAGATTTTCGGAAAGCTCTCGAGGCAATCGATCGCGGGCAAGAGCGATTTCGAATCTGCCGCACGAGTTGCCTGGGCTTGTGTGACCGAGCTCCAGCAGCCTTGGTCGGAATTCATCCATGTGGTCCGCTCTCGCAGGAGGAGTTGCCTCACAGCCTCATAGTTCCCCAGAGAAGTAGCTTCACGTATTCGCAACCTCTCACTCACGAACACCGAGTAGCTATGGCTCGGCTACAACCATCGAGTGAACAAAATCCTAATGGCGGCATTCCGAAAGAAGCTTATAGATCACTCGAATCGGCACTTTCTCAGCCAAGTGAACAGGTATTGAAAGAGATTGAGGACGCCGGACTACGCGGTTGTGGGGGGGCTGGCTTTCCTACTGCCCAAAAATGGCGGATGGTAGCACAAACCGGGGCGAAACAGAAATTCGTCATCTGCAATGCCGATGAGTCAGAGCCAGGTGCCTTCAAAGATCGAGTTCTCATGGAGGGAGATCCCCACTTAGTCATTGAAGGCATGGCGCTGACAGCTTACGCAGTTGGAGCAAACGAAGGAATCGTTTATGTGCGTGGCGAATACGAGCAAAGTGCGACGCAAATTGAACGAGCGATAGAGCAGGCCCGCCAAGCTGGGTGGCTTCGAAATCGCCTCGGAGATTCTGAATTCCTCTTTGATGTTCACGTTCATCGTGGCGCAGGTGCGTATATCTGTGGAGAGGAAACGGCTCTGCTCGAATCTCTTGAGGGGCACCGCGGTGAACCAAGGTTACGACCGCCTTATCCCACAACTCAGGGATACCTGGGCCAACCAACGGTCGTAAACAATGTTGAAACCCTCTGCTTGGTCCCGCCGATCGTGCAGAGAGGTGGAGCCTGGTATCGGAACATTGGTCACCGTGGAACTTCGGGTACGAAAGTCTTAACGTTGTCGGGCCACATCAAGCGTGCTGGTGCCTTTGAAGCACCCCTCGGCTTGACCGTCAGGGAGGCGATCGACTGGTTCGGCGCTGGGATGCGAGAAGGCAGTCGATTCAAAATGGCGCTCACCGGAGGTGCTGCCGGCACATTCGTACCCGCTGATTTACTTGATACACCGCTCGACTATGGGGCAATTGAAGAAGGAGTTGCCTTAGGGTCGGGGGTTATTATGGTATTCGACGAGTCGATCTCTGCGGTCGATACTCTAAGCTGGGTATTGAAGTTTTTCCGCAATGAGTCTTGTGGGAAGTGCACTCCTTGTCGTGAAGGATCATCAGTCGCTTGCAACATCGTTGATCGCATCGCTCATGGCAACGGATGCTCAGGCGATTTCTCTCGGCTGAGGCAGCTAGCACGGATGCTCGATTTAACCTCTCTCTGTGGTCTGGGAAAATCGATAGCTCTGCCAATTGGTAGTGCCCTAAATCATTTCGCTGAAGATTTCTTGGTACGAGGTGCATCATGATGCCACCTGCAGAAACAGTGAGAGTTTGTATTGACGGTCACGAGAGTCGCGTCGATGCAAACATCTCGATCCTAGAAGCTGCCAGAAAGTTGGACATTGAGATTCCCACACTTTGCTACCACAAAGATCTTTCTGTGGTTGGCTCATGCCGACTTTGTCTCGTCGAGATTGAGGGTCGTGAGGGGCAGTATCCTGCCTGCGCTGAATCGGTTCAGGACGGGATGGAAGTCTTTACCGAGTCATCCGATCTTTCTGAGTCCCGACGATTCGTTCTCGAGATGTTGCTATCCAACTACCTTAGCGAACAACTGGAAGCAAACCATTCCGCTTCCGAGTTCTTACGTTGGGTCAGGCAATACCAAGCGAAAAGCCCTCCTGAAAGCTCTTCTCCGACGCATCATCCCGTTGATGCGGACTCCAACCCCTTTATTAGAGTCGACCTCAACAAATGCATTCTCTGCACTCGCTGCGTTCGTGCTTGCGCGGAAGTACAAGGGCGATTCGTCTTGGGAGTCGCTGAGCGTGGACCGGAAACCAGAATCATCGCAGGGCTTGGCACGGACCTACTTGACGCGCGCTGCGAGTCCTGCGGAGCCTGCTCAGCCTATTGTCCTACGGAGGCACTCATTGATCGTGACAAGTTTGAGTCGGATTCTCCGGACCGATTGGTCAGGACAACGTGTGGCTATTGTGGAGTTGGCTGCCAGTTCAACCTCAACGTGAAAGAGCAGCGTGTCATAAGCGTTACTTCACACCCAGACGCACCAGTGAACGGCATGTCGCTTTGTGTCAAAGGAAGATACGGATACGACTTTCTGCATCACAACCAGCGGTTGAAGCAACCAAAGATTCGCCGCTACCTCCTTGATGACATCGCATTCACCCGTCGTCCCAACGACAGGGGACCTTGGATGGAGGTCGATTGGGAAACAGCAATTGATCTAGTCGCCCGAAAGTTGGCTGCGATTAAGAGTCAATCTGGAGCAGATGCACTAGGATTCCTCTCCTCGGCGAAGTGCACCAATGAGGAGAACTATCTCGTCCAGAAACTGGCACGCCAACTCATCGGTACAAACAATGTCGATCACTGTGCACGGCTCTGCCACTCGTCGACAGTCGCTGGCTTAGGAATGGCGTTTGGGAGCGGTGCGATGAGTAATTCGATGGATGACGTTGTTCAGGAAGCAAAAGCAATGCTGATCATCGGTTCCAACACCACGGAGCAGCATCCTGTGTTTGGTGCAATGATTAGGCAGTCGGTGCTGCGTCGGAAGGCCAAACTCATTGTCGCTGATCCTCGAATGATCGATATGACGGAGTTTGCAACGGTGCACTTGCGGCAAAGACCTGGCACGGATGTCGCACTTATCAATGGAATCATGCACCTTGCCATCAAGAATGACTGGCATAATCAGGACTTCATTGAGCAACGCTGCAAAGGCTTTGAAGAACTGAAAGCAATGCTAGAAGCCTATCCGCCTGAGCGTGTTTCGCAGATAACCGGTATCCCTGAGAGGCGACTCTGCGAAGCGGCAGAAATACTCTGTACCAACCGTCCTATGGCTGTGATTTGGGCGATGGGGATTACTCAGCACACCACGGGAGTCTTCAACGTTCTCTCATTAGCAAACTTGCAGATGTTGCTAGGAAATATGGGCATCCCCGGTGGGGGAGTCAATCCGCTGCGTGGCCAAAACAACGTTCAGGGCGCCTGCGACATGGGAGCGCTACCCAACGTCTACCCTGGCTATCAGCCTGTTAATGATGAGCAGACCTACAAGAAATTCGTCGAAGCTTGGTCACTTCAAGACAATGGCAACGGTGGAGAAGCTCGATTTGGACTATCCCAGAGCAGCGGATTGACGGTTACCGAACTAATTGAGGCAGCAGGCGAGAATAAGATTAGGGGGCTCTACATCCTCGGTGAAGACCCGGCCATGACGGAGCCCAACGTCAATCATGCGGTGGATTGTTTACAACGGGCGGAGTTCACTGTCCTGCAGGAAATCTTTCCCTCAGAGACCTCAAAGTATGCAGACGTGCTACTGCCTGGGGCAGCTTTCGCAGAGAAGAATGGCACGTTTACGAATACCGAACGTAGGATCCAACCGGTACGTAAAGCGATTGATCCGCCTGGAGCTGCTTTGCCAGATTGGCAGGTCTTAGCACGACTTGGAACATCCCTGCAAAGAGAGCTGGACTATTACCCCCATGGCACGCAATCGGGGTGGGAATATCAGGATGCTGCTGAAGTGCTCGCAGAAATCAACACGCTGACACCGTCCTATGCAGGTGTCACCTGGAACCGCGTGGATGCCGGAGAAAGACTACAGTGGCCCGTCCTTTCTGAATCCCACGATGGGACACCGATTCTGCACGTCGAAAAGTTTACTTGTGGGCTCGGAGAGTTTCATCCCGTTGAACACCTTCCTCCAGCTGAAATACCGGACGACGAGTATCCCCTGCTTCTGACCACAGGTCGGGTTCTTTATCACTGGCATGGTGGAGAGTTGACCAGGCGCAGCCAAGGGCTTTCTGCCGTGTATCCTAATCCAATAGTCGAAGTCTCTCACGAGGATGCTCGAAGAAGTCGCATCGCAGACGGGATGACTGTGTCGATTCAATCGCGACGAGGGATCCTAGTTGCTCGGGCAGCGGTGACTGATCGCGTTCCAGAAGGCCTCATCTTTGGGAGCTTCCATTTCCCAGGCTTGGGCAACGTAAACAATCTTACGATCTCAGCACTTGATCCCGTGGCAAAGATTCCCGAGTACAAAGTCTGCAGTGTCAGACTTCAGCCATACGATGAGGAGCAAGTTTCAGAGGCTGATTCCTAACCACTTATGTAGCCGATTGCCACTAACGCTGTTACCGAGAGGCATACGATCAGTAGAGCATCAGGCTCGAACAACCAGAAACGTTTCTCGGGCCGGTAGAGCAAACTCATCGCGGCGAGACTTGTAATGACAACGATGAAGCCTGCCGTCACGGAGTGAAAAGGATCGATTGCCTTCAGTAGACTGCCTGGCTCGTAGAAGGCATCAACAATTGGCAGTATGGCGACGTTAAAGCAGTTACTGCCGAAGACATTTCCAGCTGCAAGCTCATAGGCACCCAACCTAACGGCTGCCAAGGTGGTTACAATCTCGGGCAATGAGGTGGTCAGTGCCACCAAAATAGTCCCGACGAAAGTACCGCCCAAACCTGTTTCATGCGCTAAGGAGTCCGCAGTCCTTGCCAGATGGGGTGCCCCTACGAAAACGACCGCTCCCCCTAGGCAAAACAAGAACAAACTCTGCTTAACAGGAGGTGCTTTTTCACTCGATATTTCCTCCACCCCTGATTCTGCTTTTCGTGCAAGGTATTGGTCAATGAAGATGAGCCTCACAGAGAATAGATAGACGATCGCTACTGCCCACAAACCAAGGCCAATGCCCAGAAACTCTTTCTCGAAGGGCGAGAGAATTCCTAGTAGCACGATGCCCGTCAGCGCAATGCTGGTTGTTGCACTAAGAGCATGTGCCGCACAGACGGGAGATAGGATGCGAACCGGGCTTCGATGCGCAAGATCGATGATTCCTAGTATGAGCAGATTGAAAATCGAGCTTCCCAGGAGGTCGCCAACTGCCAGGTTAGGTGCTCTAATTCTTGCGGCGTTGCAATCGATCACCAACTCGGGAAGACTTGTTGCCGCAGCCAGTAGAAAGAAGCCAACGAGCGTTCCTCCTAGCTTTGTCCCCCGAGCGATCCGATCCGCTGAGGTCGCCAGTAGAATCCCGGACGCAACCATAAGTATGGCTAGCACTATGAACCGGATTGCTAGCTCAAGCATTTGATGCCTTCAGGATTTTCTGTCGAATGAGGTTACTGAAAGTAAGTGAAAGTCGGAGGCCCTACGGAAGATCATGGTGGGGTACTATTAGTATTGAGCAGCTTGCGAAGTTCAAGATGTGCTCGGAGGTGCTCCCAACGAGGAGCCGCGTCACTGGCCCGCTGTGATGGGCTCCAATGACGACAAGATCCATTTTCTCTTTCTCAGCATAATCCACGATTTGTGCTCCTGCGCTACCTGAGAGAACAACCGGCAGACTCTCGAGGAATGCCGCAGGTAACTCTCGGCAATGGTCTCGTAGTTGTTGCCTGAGTTCCTCAAACTCTCTGTCCTGCTGATCGATATACGCTTTTGCTATTGGGTCATTCTCGGCAGTTCGCGCTTCTTCTTCAATCCAGCTCGGTATGCCGTGCACAAACGGTGATTCCACGACATGCAGAATGCGTCCCTTCACATTCTCAGGAAATGAAAGACTCCCGAGCAAAGCATCAGCATCTCTATTCGCATCGATGCGGTCGTAGCATAGAAGGACTCGTAGAGATTCAAAGTGGTCTCGAGTACTGGGGCGTGCGATCAAGACGGGGATATCTGTGGAATGAACAACGGCTCGGCTGACGCTCCCGATCCTTGGCAGACCTAAACGATTCGTACCCCGAGCGCCGACAGCAATGAGGTCAGGGCGATGCGTCTTGATGGCTGCAAGAATTCCGGCTCGCGGCTTCTGCTGGCCGGTGATGGCCATCGAGTGCTCCGCTAGCTGCTGTGGCAGTAACTCGCGTGCATGTTCGAAGATTCTCTCAGCAAGCGAGGCCCTGGCCTGCTCAATGAGCTTCGAATCAGGGGACGACTGACCGTGGACAGTAATCTCCGGGGGCGAGTAATAGAAAATGACAAGATCGTCGTCTTGGGAAAGGAACTGACCTAACATCTCGACGGCAGCATCGCTGCCTGCTGACCCGTCGATAGCACATAACGCTTTCATTTTCGCGTCCCTCTTACTTTGTGGAAATCGTCCAAGAAATCATGCTGCCGAAGCACTCTTACTCAACCTAAGTCTCAAGTGGCCTCCTATTGCTGGAAAGCAAACAGTGCGCCAACGCGCCAAGAAACTCATTTGAAGAAGGTTAGCTCGAATACTAAGCCCCTCACCGCCACAGAACTGTGCAGATTGGCTTACCGGTGTGCGATACCGCTCACAACCCTTGCAACATGCCGAGAATCCCTCAGCCAGATGACTCGTGTTTGACTCCATTTGTAAGGGGTCGCATTGGCATGATCATTGCTTTCTTTCAACTGCGAATACGTCTTTAGGCTCAAGTATGGAGATTCGAAATGGCCGCTGGTGAATGGGACCATGAGCTATTCAAGGTCATCAAACGAAAGAATGAGGAACTCTACGACTCAATCGAAGCCGTTCGTCTGTTAGTGGCTGGACGATCCTACGAGAAGCTTGATCTAGAAAAGACGATGGACGAGCTGCATGACTTACTCGAGCTCCACTTCGAGATAGAAGAACGGGGCGGCTACTTAGCCGACCTTGTCAAGAATGAACCACGATACGAAGCACGGGTTGGTACTCTCTTGTCTGAGCATCGAGCTTTACTTGAACAGTGTGAGAAATTGCGACTGCTTGTTCGCTCGGGCGTCGAATCGCCCGCATTCCAGACCCGCATCGAGAGCGATTTCCACAAGTTCTTGTCGAGATTTCTTGCCCACGAACACGCAGAGCACCAACTCTTGCAGGGCGCGTTTAGCGACGACATTGGCTCCGGCGATTGACGACGTTCGCGAACGGTGACTCCCTCGACGTTTACTTTCACACTTAATGAGAATGTCATGGCTAACGTGCAAACTAGTACCGCTTACATTCGCTGGTTCGATGACCTGACTATCAAGGATGTTGATACGGTCGGCGGCAAGAACGCCTCCTTAGGCGAGTTGATTCGTGAGTTGCAGCCCAAAGGCATCAAAGTTCCCGACGGGTTCGCCACGACGGCTGACGCATTTTGCTATTTTCTCCGCGATTCTGGGCTCGATACTTTTATCGCAGAAACTCTCGCCGAGATCGATGTTCACGACGTAGCAAGCCTGCAAAAAGGGGGCAACGCAATCCGCCAAGCAATCGTCACGCAACCGTTGCCAACGGATTTGGAGCTAGAAATCGTAGATGCTTACACGCAACTGCGATCGCGATCTGTATGTGATCCCGACGCACTGCTTGAGGTTGCCGTGAGAAGTAGTGCCACTGCTGAGGACCTCCCGGACGCAAGCTTTGCCGGCCAGCAAGAAACCTACTTGAATGTGCGTGGAGAATCCGACTTACTTCAGACGTGTCGGCGCTGCTTCGCGTCTCTTTATACCGACCGTGCTATTTCCTATCGGATTGATAAGGGCTTTGATCATCAACAAGTAGCCCTTTCCATAGGAGTCCAGGAAATGGTGCGTTCTGATTTGGGTGCTGCCGGTGTCATGTTCACGATCGATACCGAAAGTGGATTTCCCGATGTCATTCTTATCAATTCCGCCTACGGACTTGGAGAAAACGTCGTACAAGGTGCTGTAATCCCTGATGAATTCTATGTCTTCAAACCTACACTGAAGCAGGGCTTCGATGCCATTGTGCGAAAGAAGCTTGGCTCCAAGGAGTTCAAGTTGATTTATGACACCGGTGGGGGAAGAATGACGAAAAATGTGCCCGTAGATTCGTCTGACCGCCATCGTTTTTCGATTAGCGACTCCGAGGTTCTCCAACTCGCCCGTTGGGGACAGATCATCGAAACTCACTACAGTGAGCAGGCAGGGACACCTCGCCCAATGGACATCGAGTGGGCCAAGGATGGGATCACAGGCGATCTGTTTATTGTCCAGGCAAGACCTGAAACGGTTCAGTCGCAAAAGTCGCTGGATTGCCTAGAGCAGTATCGTCTACTGTCTCAAGGAAAAGTGCTGGCCACGGGCCGAGCGGTCGGCTCAAAAATCGGCACCGGCTCAGTTCATTGCATCACTGACGTAAGCCAGCTTAGCGGTTTTCAAAAGGGAGAGGTCCTGATCGCTGAGAAGACCGATCCAGATTGGGAACCTGTCATGAAGAAAGCTGCTGCGATCGTTACCGAGCGTGGCGGTAGGACATGCCACGCTGCAATCGTCAGTCGTGAGTTGGGACTACCTGCAGTGGTGGGTGTCGAGAAGGCAACCCATGCCCTCAAGGACGGTCAAGCAGTCACTGTTTCTTGCAGTGAAGGAGATGTTGGTAAGGTCTACGAGGGGACCTTGGATTTTCAAGTTGACCGCATATCGCTAGCCGATCTTCCGCGCCCCAAAACGCAAGTCATGATGAACCTTGCGAACCCTGAACAGGCGTTTTCTCTGGCTGCCGTTCCTAATGACGGAGTCGGCCTCGCTAGAATGGAGTTCATCATCAACGATACCATCAAGATTCACCCGATGGCTCTTCTGAATTTTGAGAAAATCGATCACTGGAATACTCGCTCTACCATCGATACCCTCACCCGCGGGTTCGCTGATAAGGCGACCTTCTTTGTTGATCGGCTTGCGCAGGGCATCGCGACTATTGCTGCCGCGTTCTACCCGAAGGACGTGATCGTACGGATGAGCGACTTCAAGACGAATGAATACGCCAACCTAATCGGAGGAGAGCCGTTTGAACCGCGCGAAGAGAATCCTATGATCGGCTTTCGTGGCGCTGCTCGATACTACCACCCTCGCTACAAGGAGGCGTTTGGCCTTGAGTGCCGAGCGATCCGCAAAGTTCGCGAGGAAATGGGGCTGATCAACGTGAAACTGATGATTCCCTTCTGTCGGACGGCAGATGAGGGGAGGCAGGTTCAGGCCGTCATGGCACAGCACGGTTTGGAGCGTGGGAGCAACGGCCTGGAAATCTACGTGATGTGCGAACTGCCTAGCAATGTGTTTAATGCGGAAGAGTTTGCAGAAATCTTTGATGGATTTTCAATTGGTTCGAACGACCTCACACAACTTATCCTTGGAGTCGATCGCGACTCAGAAATCGTCGCCAACATCTTTGATGAGCGAAATCCGGCGGTCGTCAGTGCTATTGAGTCGGTTATCAGTGTGGCGAAGGCCAAAGGCCGGAAAATAGGCATCTGTGGACAAGCGCCAAGCGACTACCCCGACTTTGCGCAAATGCTTGTCAAAGCGGGCATCGACAGCATATCGCTCACGCCCGACGCCATTCTTTCAACGACCGTCAAGATCGACGAAGCCGAGAAGTCGCTGAAGGAGCGAATATGCCAACAGTCCTAGCAGAACCAAGGGGGGAAGTGGAAAAAACTCAGTCCGAACTCTGGCATGCCAAGGAACCCGCGTACGCCATGGGGCAACTGGGCACAAGTGTCGACTTCGGCCTGAGTACAGAGGAGGCCAAGTTTCGCCGTAACCAATATGGCAATAACGAAATCCGTTCTGAGGCAGAAACGCTCTGGTACGAAGTGTTAGGACGTCAGTTTTTCGATGTCCTCATTTTTATCTTGCTCATCGCCGCGGGAGTCTCTTTAGCCGTTGGCGAATTGACTGACGCCATCACCATCCTTGCTATCGTCTTGCTTAACGGACTCTTAGGCTTTGTCCAAGAGTGGAAAGCGGAGAAAGCAATCGCGGCGTTAAAACAGATGCTGAGCCCGCAATGCCGCGTCATTCGCGATGGAGACGAGCAACAGATTGATGCAGTTGCTCTGGTCCCCGGAGATGTCGTTCTGCTTTCCACGGGCGATCGAGTTCCGGCTGATCTGAGATTAGTAGAGACTCTGAGCCTCAAAGTAGATGAAT
Above is a genomic segment from Lacipirellulaceae bacterium containing:
- a CDS encoding endonuclease/exonuclease/phosphatase family protein; this encodes MIWKAAHRSPHRHYDVWIYSDHGQEATAPYEQKYGRTIQEAIGRVVSEVQRVEFRLPTKALRHPGIDRSRWIGGGRIARAIFDREPPHGETTDELPVVVANGPIGLVYLSHSASEEEIRKLARAIVDGTGCPIVLTAKADGKAIAHRRSGEYLLPEQASSVLGEGHPFLREAAEDLVRLVHHPDSGDLVLSGWNPKGEPLSFALQHGAHGGPGAAETNAFVLAPPDTRLEAKGGNVLRPNDLRNAGLAHLCERNGFSISKATERSNTGFRPRFRMLTYNVHSCIGMDNRLSPARIARVIARSQADVVALQELDVVRKRTGHIDQAHEIARHLEMEFHFHPAWSLEEELYGDAILSRYPMRLVKADKLPNSLTGSHEPRGALWVEIMLGEDRIQIINTHLAVNSRIHAIQIEELAGQNWLESALERGPTILCGDFNFGPRSPHYKRLCKKLSDSQSVAGRPSPTWFSWKPMRRIDHIMISRKLYVTSAYVWADHLARQASDHLPLVVDLQLKAESFSADMNAPSEYVAPDSNAY
- a CDS encoding universal stress protein — encoded protein: MKALCAIDGSAGSDAAVEMLGQFLSQDDDLVIFYYSPPEITVHGQSSPDSKLIEQARASLAERIFEHARELLPQQLAEHSMAITGQQKPRAGILAAIKTHRPDLIAVGARGTNRLGLPRIGSVSRAVVHSTDIPVLIARPSTRDHFESLRVLLCYDRIDANRDADALLGSLSFPENVKGRILHVVESPFVHGIPSWIEEEARTAENDPIAKAYIDQQDREFEELRQQLRDHCRELPAAFLESLPVVLSGSAGAQIVDYAEKEKMDLVVIGAHHSGPVTRLLVGSTSEHILNFASCSILIVPHHDLP
- a CDS encoding NADH-ubiquinone oxidoreductase-F iron-sulfur binding region domain-containing protein, whose protein sequence is MARLQPSSEQNPNGGIPKEAYRSLESALSQPSEQVLKEIEDAGLRGCGGAGFPTAQKWRMVAQTGAKQKFVICNADESEPGAFKDRVLMEGDPHLVIEGMALTAYAVGANEGIVYVRGEYEQSATQIERAIEQARQAGWLRNRLGDSEFLFDVHVHRGAGAYICGEETALLESLEGHRGEPRLRPPYPTTQGYLGQPTVVNNVETLCLVPPIVQRGGAWYRNIGHRGTSGTKVLTLSGHIKRAGAFEAPLGLTVREAIDWFGAGMREGSRFKMALTGGAAGTFVPADLLDTPLDYGAIEEGVALGSGVIMVFDESISAVDTLSWVLKFFRNESCGKCTPCREGSSVACNIVDRIAHGNGCSGDFSRLRQLARMLDLTSLCGLGKSIALPIGSALNHFAEDFLVRGAS
- the fdhF gene encoding formate dehydrogenase subunit alpha, with protein sequence MMPPAETVRVCIDGHESRVDANISILEAARKLDIEIPTLCYHKDLSVVGSCRLCLVEIEGREGQYPACAESVQDGMEVFTESSDLSESRRFVLEMLLSNYLSEQLEANHSASEFLRWVRQYQAKSPPESSSPTHHPVDADSNPFIRVDLNKCILCTRCVRACAEVQGRFVLGVAERGPETRIIAGLGTDLLDARCESCGACSAYCPTEALIDRDKFESDSPDRLVRTTCGYCGVGCQFNLNVKEQRVISVTSHPDAPVNGMSLCVKGRYGYDFLHHNQRLKQPKIRRYLLDDIAFTRRPNDRGPWMEVDWETAIDLVARKLAAIKSQSGADALGFLSSAKCTNEENYLVQKLARQLIGTNNVDHCARLCHSSTVAGLGMAFGSGAMSNSMDDVVQEAKAMLIIGSNTTEQHPVFGAMIRQSVLRRKAKLIVADPRMIDMTEFATVHLRQRPGTDVALINGIMHLAIKNDWHNQDFIEQRCKGFEELKAMLEAYPPERVSQITGIPERRLCEAAEILCTNRPMAVIWAMGITQHTTGVFNVLSLANLQMLLGNMGIPGGGVNPLRGQNNVQGACDMGALPNVYPGYQPVNDEQTYKKFVEAWSLQDNGNGGEARFGLSQSSGLTVTELIEAAGENKIRGLYILGEDPAMTEPNVNHAVDCLQRAEFTVLQEIFPSETSKYADVLLPGAAFAEKNGTFTNTERRIQPVRKAIDPPGAALPDWQVLARLGTSLQRELDYYPHGTQSGWEYQDAAEVLAEINTLTPSYAGVTWNRVDAGERLQWPVLSESHDGTPILHVEKFTCGLGEFHPVEHLPPAEIPDDEYPLLLTTGRVLYHWHGGELTRRSQGLSAVYPNPIVEVSHEDARRSRIADGMTVSIQSRRGILVARAAVTDRVPEGLIFGSFHFPGLGNVNNLTISALDPVAKIPEYKVCSVRLQPYDEEQVSEADS